The following proteins are co-located in the Bacteroidales bacterium genome:
- a CDS encoding HAMP domain-containing protein, giving the protein MTTLKNKYGKVPHYHGLRVYLVSTILYFFLVFPVAGILAVKYVPDYMSRTKNNQAVSAISKASEGFSQLNEIDSVSNQIRNVQSSTDSSSFSIKISTPDSPKFGMTLGDKTQENSQIGGTMALLIRLLMVSFLIGLGFNLPFLIYFKKKRRRMPIKARIQQYCRKFVLKSPLINTGILTLPYSITLLYMLYIILFKKGVDDLNWQFYLQYFFITLVASILTLMLVYFWMKHRVHIRYLEHIYSEEELKKRIFKVRQEKIRNRLWISSAMTTLFPLIIVVFYIVLSMSSVRELEINKFTDEHQKILLGKYVALNLGLDLPTIDKFFYVNAVNSLLMVLGIGTGIFIALIYIVLFVRWTTEDIVRPVNELLANMQRTGRGELDSFSIVRTNDEIGALTEGYNEMSGKLKSYFQSLDNINRANARFVPRQFLDFLGKESITDIQLGDQVQKEMTILFSDIRDFTAMSETMTPKENFDFINNYLGYMEPVIRHNNGFIDKFMGDSIMALFPERSEDAINASIEMRIKLMEYNEIIGQFGKPTIDAGVGIHTGLLMLGIIGGEGRMDGTVISDAVNLAARLEGLTKVYGGSIIITEDTLIKLNDPSQYQFRFLDVVKVKGKKEAIYIFEIMDGEPENIKNLKLSTKEDYNKALQAYKKKEFKSALKLLQSIEAVNPKDKTIKIYLERCSHYIEKGVPEFWDGVESFDLKY; this is encoded by the coding sequence ATGACAACATTGAAGAACAAATACGGCAAAGTTCCCCACTACCATGGACTGAGAGTTTACCTGGTTTCCACCATCCTGTATTTTTTCCTTGTCTTTCCGGTTGCAGGTATTCTTGCGGTCAAATATGTTCCGGATTATATGAGCCGCACAAAAAATAATCAGGCGGTGTCCGCCATTTCCAAGGCTTCGGAAGGATTTAGTCAACTTAATGAGATAGACAGTGTTTCCAATCAGATACGAAATGTGCAGTCATCTACTGACAGCTCATCTTTTTCTATAAAAATTTCAACTCCGGACTCCCCGAAATTTGGAATGACCCTTGGAGATAAAACACAGGAAAACAGTCAGATTGGCGGTACAATGGCACTTCTCATCAGGCTGTTGATGGTAAGTTTCCTCATCGGGCTTGGATTTAATCTTCCATTTTTGATTTATTTCAAAAAGAAGCGGAGACGCATGCCCATAAAGGCCAGGATTCAGCAATATTGCAGGAAATTCGTGCTTAAATCCCCGTTGATTAATACAGGTATATTGACGCTGCCTTATAGCATCACCCTATTATATATGCTTTATATCATCCTTTTCAAAAAAGGTGTCGATGACCTTAACTGGCAATTTTATCTGCAATATTTCTTTATTACTTTAGTTGCCAGCATTTTGACATTAATGTTGGTTTACTTCTGGATGAAGCACCGTGTACATATTAGGTACCTGGAACATATTTATTCGGAAGAAGAATTAAAGAAAAGGATCTTTAAGGTACGGCAGGAAAAAATAAGGAACAGGTTATGGATATCCAGTGCCATGACCACCTTGTTTCCATTGATTATCGTTGTTTTCTACATCGTTCTCAGCATGTCATCAGTCAGGGAACTTGAAATAAACAAATTCACTGATGAACATCAAAAGATCCTCCTTGGGAAATACGTGGCATTAAACCTCGGATTAGACCTGCCTACGATTGATAAATTTTTCTATGTCAATGCGGTTAACAGCCTGTTAATGGTATTAGGTATCGGAACGGGCATCTTTATCGCACTAATATATATTGTGCTTTTTGTCAGGTGGACCACGGAAGATATTGTACGCCCGGTCAATGAGCTGCTTGCTAATATGCAGCGGACCGGCCGGGGCGAACTCGATAGTTTCAGCATTGTGAGGACCAATGATGAGATAGGTGCCTTGACAGAAGGGTACAATGAAATGTCGGGAAAATTGAAAAGCTATTTCCAGAGCCTGGATAATATCAACAGGGCTAACGCCCGTTTCGTTCCCCGCCAGTTCCTGGATTTTCTCGGGAAGGAAAGCATCACTGATATTCAGTTAGGTGACCAGGTCCAAAAAGAAATGACAATTTTATTTTCCGATATAAGGGATTTCACAGCTATGTCTGAGACCATGACCCCTAAGGAAAACTTTGACTTTATCAATAATTACCTGGGTTATATGGAACCTGTTATCCGGCATAACAATGGTTTTATTGACAAGTTCATGGGGGATTCTATCATGGCTTTGTTTCCGGAACGCAGCGAAGACGCCATTAATGCTTCTATAGAAATGAGGATCAAACTGATGGAATATAACGAAATCATCGGCCAGTTCGGAAAGCCGACGATTGATGCAGGCGTTGGCATTCATACCGGTTTGCTTATGTTGGGGATTATCGGCGGCGAAGGAAGAATGGATGGTACCGTGATATCGGATGCCGTTAATCTTGCTGCTCGTCTCGAAGGACTGACCAAAGTATACGGCGGATCCATTATCATCACAGAAGATACCCTCATTAAGCTGAATGATCCCAGTCAATACCAGTTCAGGTTTCTTGATGTCGTCAAGGTCAAAGGAAAAAAGGAAGCGATCTACATTTTTGAGATCATGGATGGGGAGCCGGAAAACATAAAAAATCTTAAATTAAGTACAAAAGAAGATTATAATAAAGCTCTGCAAGCTTACAAAAAGAAGGAATTTAAAAGTGCTTTGAAATTGCTGCAATCCATAGAGGCCGTCAACCCAAAGGATAAAACGATTAAAATATATCTTGAGCGCTGCAGTCATTATATAGAAAAAGGTGTGCCTGAGTTTTGGGATGGAGTGGAAAGTTTTGATCTGAAGTATTGA
- a CDS encoding HD domain-containing protein: MNYEAVKKFMLTKLERELDPRLTYHSINHTLDVLESAIRLAEMEKLSSKEILLLKTACIFHDSGMLVTYRGHEEASIEICRQTLPVYNYNEEDTEIICRMILTTKLPQCASQHLDKILCDADLDYLGRSDFFMIAHRLKYEWDILNIYPTTLQEWYLIQKDFLSSHRYFTISALSLRQSIKMENLKQIEFMCNHEK; the protein is encoded by the coding sequence ATGAATTACGAAGCTGTCAAAAAGTTTATGCTTACTAAACTGGAAAGAGAACTGGATCCCAGACTAACGTATCATTCTATCAATCATACGCTTGATGTACTTGAGTCGGCCATCAGGCTGGCTGAGATGGAAAAGCTCTCATCAAAAGAAATCCTGCTTTTAAAAACAGCCTGTATTTTTCATGATTCGGGCATGCTGGTCACCTATCGCGGCCATGAGGAGGCAAGTATTGAAATTTGCCGTCAAACCCTGCCGGTTTACAATTATAATGAAGAGGATACCGAAATCATATGCAGGATGATCCTGACTACCAAGCTTCCGCAATGCGCAAGCCAACACCTTGATAAAATTTTATGTGATGCTGACCTCGATTATTTGGGAAGATCCGATTTTTTTATGATTGCACATCGCCTGAAATATGAATGGGACATTTTAAATATTTATCCTACTACTTTGCAGGAATGGTACCTGATTCAGAAGGATTTTTTATCATCTCACAGGTATTTCACCATTTCAGCCTTAAGTCTCCGGCAATCCATTAAAATGGAAAACCTTAAGCAGATAGAATTTATGTGCAATCATGAAAAATGA
- a CDS encoding universal stress protein → METVKNPVFLVPTDFSEVCTNAAHRAASLAKDFNYKIVLLHVIDKNTLGELKKEGKGPEWVKERLGELAKILVNENVIQVETIARKGDIFNTIAEVAEELKASLIFLGTHGKVGLQKITGSFALKVVTSSEIPTIVLQKRPFGHGLDKIVMPITTNTGPWAKTKWAASIAKEFNSTIEIIHLPGDEMDDIITMITNHFQMNGVNFKIKVADKSGNFTKQVLDYATAENADMILIMTNPDKSLKTYLLGSYDEDIIFNPSQIPVMCINPRDFNWKKIVPR, encoded by the coding sequence ATGGAAACTGTAAAAAATCCCGTCTTTCTGGTTCCGACAGATTTTTCGGAAGTATGCACCAATGCAGCCCACAGGGCAGCTTCATTGGCTAAAGATTTTAATTATAAGATCGTGCTTTTGCATGTGATTGATAAGAATACCCTGGGTGAGTTAAAGAAGGAAGGTAAAGGGCCTGAGTGGGTTAAAGAACGACTTGGTGAGCTAGCCAAAATCCTGGTTAATGAAAATGTAATCCAGGTTGAAACGATTGCACGTAAGGGTGATATTTTTAATACTATTGCTGAAGTCGCTGAAGAATTAAAAGCGAGCCTTATATTCCTGGGAACCCATGGTAAAGTTGGCCTCCAGAAAATCACCGGTAGCTTTGCACTAAAAGTAGTTACCAGTTCTGAAATACCTACAATTGTCTTGCAGAAAAGGCCATTTGGCCACGGATTGGATAAAATTGTCATGCCAATCACCACCAATACCGGTCCATGGGCCAAAACTAAATGGGCAGCCTCGATCGCCAAAGAATTTAATTCGACAATAGAGATTATACATTTGCCAGGAGATGAAATGGATGATATCATTACCATGATTACCAATCACTTCCAGATGAATGGCGTTAACTTTAAGATTAAAGTCGCCGATAAATCAGGTAACTTTACCAAGCAGGTACTGGATTATGCCACTGCGGAAAATGCTGATATGATCCTGATCATGACAAATCCTGACAAGAGTTTAAAAACCTATTTACTGGGCAGTTATGATGAGGATATTATTTTCAATCCTTCCCAGATCCCGGTGATGTGCATCAATCCCAGAGATTTTAACTGGAAAAAGATTGTTCCGCGCTAA
- a CDS encoding universal stress protein, which produces MAQNTQDRNTIILVPTDFTPVGQNAVDHAVRAGELLNFKVVILHVINKKTKVNFGKDIAGIAVEKKLKEIVKSIKSKSKVSVEFLYREGSIFDVIHQVAGELKANIMILGTHGKRGLQHLVGSYAMKVITQSPVPVIVVQKRQIGPQGYKKIVFPIGLYTESRQQVFHAIVSSLLFKSEILVFKQTSKQVADMTKLNIITGQIEEEFKKNGVKYTITEAERHANFAGQLLDFAVSQSADLLMMMTDSNIENPNFDNSSWSEKLIFNLAQIPVLSINPVYLGQIYFTL; this is translated from the coding sequence ATGGCTCAGAATACTCAGGATCGGAACACTATCATTCTGGTACCCACTGATTTTACCCCGGTTGGACAAAATGCGGTTGACCATGCGGTCAGGGCAGGCGAACTGCTTAATTTTAAAGTTGTTATCCTTCATGTCATTAACAAGAAAACCAAAGTAAATTTTGGAAAAGATATCGCAGGTATTGCTGTTGAGAAAAAGCTTAAGGAAATCGTGAAATCCATAAAGTCAAAATCAAAAGTGTCTGTCGAATTCCTTTACCGCGAAGGGAGTATTTTTGACGTTATACACCAGGTTGCCGGCGAATTAAAAGCAAATATCATGATACTGGGCACCCATGGTAAGCGCGGGTTACAGCACCTGGTTGGCAGCTATGCCATGAAGGTGATCACCCAATCGCCCGTGCCGGTCATTGTTGTACAAAAAAGGCAAATTGGTCCCCAGGGATATAAAAAGATCGTTTTCCCGATAGGTTTATATACAGAATCGCGGCAGCAGGTATTTCATGCCATCGTTTCATCTCTTCTATTTAAAAGTGAAATCCTGGTATTTAAGCAAACCAGCAAGCAGGTTGCCGACATGACCAAGCTGAATATCATAACGGGCCAGATCGAGGAAGAATTTAAAAAGAATGGTGTGAAATATACCATTACTGAAGCGGAAAGGCATGCCAATTTTGCCGGCCAGCTTCTAGATTTTGCTGTTTCTCAAAGCGCTGACCTGTTGATGATGATGACCGACAGCAATATTGAGAATCCTAACTTCGACAACAGTTCCTGGAGCGAAAAACTGATTTTCAACCTGGCACAAATCCCCGTGTTATCAATTAACCCGGTTTATCTCGGCCAGATCTACTTCACCCTTTAA
- the ligA gene encoding NAD-dependent DNA ligase LigA: MTKEEAKSRIAELTEEINRHNYQYYVLSSPQISDYEFDLLLEELTRLEAEYPELITPDSPTQRVGADLTKEFVQVKHKYPMLSLGNTYSEEEITDFDGRIRKLLGEDPEYVCELKYDGIAINLTYRNGKLVQALTRGDGTQGDDVTTNVKTIKSIPLNLWGDFPDEIEIRGEVFMPRSSFENLNREREKNGLQLFANPRNAAAGSLKMQDPAEVSKRNLDSFLYYMMGENLPADNHYQCLQKAKEWGLKISPYIARCHSLEEIFSFIELWNAGRKELPFDIDGIVIKVNSLRHQEMLGNTAKSPRWVIAYKFKAERISTPLLSIDYQVGRTGAVTPVANLKPVQLAGTTVKRATLHNADIIQKLGLHVGDHVFVEKGGEIIPKVIGPDLDHRSADAREVEFITHCPECGSLLVRQENEAAYYCPNEYGCPPQIKGKLEHFISRRAMNIDSLGEGKVELLFDKGLIGNVADLYDLKYEQLLGLEKIYEAEEGQKERKIGFREKTVSNILQGIEQSISTPFDRVLYALGIRFVGETVAKKLAYHFGSIDLIIQASFDELKKVEEIGEKIAGSIVLFFANPFNRKVIERLREKGISFQLEKSGPIVTEDKLGGKTFVISGVFQKFSRDQLKEMIEKYGGKNTGSISGKTDFLLAGEDMGPVKLQKARALGVRVISEEEFLELIK; this comes from the coding sequence ATGACAAAGGAGGAAGCCAAAAGCAGGATTGCTGAGCTGACGGAGGAAATAAATCGCCATAATTATCAGTATTATGTCTTGTCGTCTCCTCAGATATCTGATTATGAGTTCGATCTTCTGCTGGAGGAATTAACCAGGCTTGAAGCTGAATATCCTGAATTAATCACACCCGACTCCCCTACCCAGCGTGTCGGGGCAGATCTTACGAAAGAATTTGTCCAGGTTAAGCATAAGTACCCGATGCTTTCGCTTGGCAATACTTATTCAGAAGAAGAAATTACGGATTTCGACGGAAGGATCAGGAAACTGCTCGGTGAAGATCCGGAATATGTTTGCGAACTGAAATATGATGGCATCGCCATAAACCTGACTTACCGGAATGGAAAACTGGTGCAGGCATTGACCCGTGGCGACGGGACACAGGGAGATGATGTCACTACAAATGTAAAGACGATTAAAAGCATTCCCCTGAATTTATGGGGAGATTTCCCCGATGAAATTGAAATCCGTGGCGAAGTTTTCATGCCCCGGAGCAGTTTTGAGAACCTGAACAGGGAAAGGGAAAAGAACGGGCTTCAATTGTTTGCCAACCCGAGGAATGCCGCCGCAGGCAGCCTTAAAATGCAGGACCCGGCAGAAGTCTCCAAAAGAAACCTTGACAGTTTCCTTTATTATATGATGGGAGAAAATCTTCCGGCTGATAATCATTACCAATGTCTTCAGAAAGCTAAAGAGTGGGGACTGAAAATATCGCCTTATATCGCCAGATGTCATTCCCTGGAAGAAATTTTTTCTTTTATCGAACTATGGAACGCCGGAAGGAAAGAACTGCCCTTTGATATCGATGGGATAGTGATTAAAGTCAATTCCCTCCGTCACCAGGAAATGTTGGGTAATACGGCTAAATCACCGCGATGGGTTATCGCATATAAATTTAAAGCTGAAAGAATATCTACGCCCCTTCTATCCATTGATTACCAGGTTGGACGGACCGGGGCTGTCACACCGGTAGCTAACCTGAAACCCGTCCAGCTTGCAGGCACTACGGTAAAGAGGGCAACACTTCACAATGCCGATATCATCCAGAAACTCGGCCTGCATGTCGGCGATCATGTTTTTGTCGAAAAAGGTGGCGAAATTATTCCCAAGGTCATAGGGCCAGACCTCGATCACCGGTCCGCTGATGCAAGGGAAGTTGAATTCATCACGCATTGTCCGGAGTGTGGCAGCTTGTTGGTGCGACAGGAAAATGAAGCTGCTTATTATTGCCCGAATGAATACGGCTGTCCGCCGCAAATCAAAGGAAAACTGGAGCATTTTATCAGCCGGAGGGCCATGAACATCGACAGCCTGGGAGAAGGCAAGGTTGAACTGCTCTTTGATAAAGGTTTGATCGGCAATGTAGCCGATCTGTACGATCTGAAATATGAGCAGTTGCTGGGCCTTGAAAAGATTTACGAAGCCGAAGAAGGACAGAAAGAAAGAAAGATCGGTTTCCGGGAAAAAACTGTCAGTAATATCCTTCAGGGCATTGAACAATCAATAAGCACCCCTTTCGACCGCGTCCTTTACGCATTGGGCATAAGGTTCGTAGGTGAAACCGTCGCAAAGAAATTAGCCTATCATTTTGGCAGCATCGACCTGATCATACAAGCCAGTTTTGATGAACTAAAAAAAGTTGAAGAGATTGGTGAAAAAATTGCCGGATCAATAGTATTATTCTTTGCAAATCCATTCAATCGGAAAGTTATTGAGCGGCTTCGTGAAAAGGGAATTTCTTTTCAGCTTGAAAAATCCGGACCCATTGTGACAGAAGACAAACTGGGCGGCAAGACCTTCGTAATCAGCGGGGTTTTCCAGAAATTCTCCAGGGACCAGCTTAAGGAGATGATTGAGAAATATGGCGGAAAAAACACCGGGTCGATCTCAGGTAAAACCGACTTCCTGCTGGCTGGTGAAGACATGGGACCTGTCAAATTGCAAAAGGCCCGGGCGTTGGGCGTGAGGGTGATTTCGGAAGAGGAGTTTCTTGAACTTATCAAGTAG
- a CDS encoding DUF2807 domain-containing protein: MDTKKLFVPFSLFILLGLFTTVSFGCWNIPENRSTGDFVKEERAVSGFTSLDIGGAFQVYLSQGDQEKLVIEADKDEMREIVTEVVGNKLMISTKAGWPDRLHEMSVYLTFKSLDYIDFSGAVEVEGENALSFNNLEMDVSGAAEIDMELKAENFDAEFSGASEIEFRGTCKTGYIEISGASEFDAEGLEFQDLTIELSGASDAKICATGKLNIDASGASSIRYKGNPPNISVDESGASSVKPF; encoded by the coding sequence ATGGACACAAAAAAATTATTCGTTCCGTTTTCACTCTTTATCCTTCTTGGGTTGTTCACGACCGTTTCTTTCGGCTGCTGGAATATTCCTGAAAACAGGAGCACCGGTGATTTTGTAAAAGAGGAGAGGGCCGTAAGCGGCTTCACCTCACTTGACATAGGTGGTGCTTTTCAAGTTTATCTTTCCCAGGGCGACCAGGAAAAACTGGTTATTGAAGCCGATAAAGATGAGATGAGAGAAATCGTCACCGAGGTAGTGGGAAATAAACTAATGATTTCCACTAAAGCAGGCTGGCCAGACAGGCTCCACGAAATGTCGGTTTACCTGACTTTTAAAAGCCTTGATTATATTGATTTCAGCGGTGCGGTGGAGGTTGAAGGCGAGAACGCGCTATCTTTCAATAACCTGGAAATGGATGTCAGCGGGGCAGCTGAAATCGACATGGAATTGAAAGCTGAAAATTTTGATGCGGAATTCAGCGGGGCTTCTGAAATAGAATTCAGGGGGACTTGTAAGACCGGTTATATCGAGATCTCGGGTGCATCGGAATTTGATGCGGAAGGTCTTGAATTCCAGGATCTCACTATCGAACTCAGCGGGGCCTCTGATGCCAAAATATGTGCCACCGGCAAACTGAACATCGACGCTTCCGGCGCATCTTCCATCAGGTACAAAGGGAATCCCCCGAATATTTCGGTCGACGAGTCAGGAGCTTCCAGCGTGAAACCGTTTTGA
- a CDS encoding sigma-70 family RNA polymerase sigma factor: MEPAVKNIHEDLIRGCQVNDRKAQFQVYKLYYKAMFNTAIRIVNDSAQAEDIMQEAFLEAFRQIDTYRGESSFGSWLKKIVINKSIDEIRKAKDVISIDEIDVEVADQNDDENYIQVLSTRVEEIRKAIHALPDSYRIILSLYLLEGYDHEEIAKILDISYNLSRTRYSRARKKLLEFIGAGESNVSNSKLN, translated from the coding sequence TTGGAACCAGCGGTAAAAAATATTCATGAGGATCTGATCCGGGGATGCCAGGTGAATGACAGGAAAGCGCAGTTTCAGGTCTATAAATTATATTATAAAGCCATGTTCAATACAGCTATCAGGATCGTGAACGACTCAGCCCAGGCCGAGGATATCATGCAGGAAGCGTTCCTGGAGGCTTTCAGGCAGATCGATACTTACCGCGGCGAATCAAGTTTCGGATCATGGCTGAAAAAGATCGTCATCAATAAATCTATTGATGAGATCCGGAAAGCGAAAGATGTCATCTCTATTGACGAAATCGATGTCGAGGTGGCAGACCAGAATGACGATGAAAACTATATCCAGGTGCTCTCAACCCGGGTGGAAGAAATCAGGAAAGCCATTCATGCCCTTCCGGATAGCTATCGGATCATATTGTCGCTTTATTTACTGGAAGGATACGATCATGAAGAAATTGCCAAGATCCTCGATATATCCTATAACCTGTCCAGGACCAGGTACTCCCGGGCTAGAAAGAAGTTACTGGAATTTATCGGCGCAGGTGAAAGCAATGTTTCAAATTCGAAATTGAATTAA
- a CDS encoding 4Fe-4S dicluster domain-containing protein has translation MEQLTNKFLLQGMEIKLEENLDQDFGKKIAGMAHGEKLFGCIQCGNCSAACPLSIYMDFTPRKIIAMVRAGFRDEVLSNRTIWLCASCYQCTVECPKGIKITDVMYALKREAIENKIYPKNFPVPILAKTFFNEVKRHGRISEASLLINYYLRYNIFKMLGYSSLGMKLFFKGRLSLFEKGMKNKKNLQAMLQDKPN, from the coding sequence ATGGAACAACTTACGAATAAATTTCTGCTCCAGGGCATGGAGATCAAGCTTGAAGAAAACCTTGACCAGGATTTCGGAAAGAAGATTGCCGGAATGGCCCATGGCGAAAAGCTGTTTGGCTGCATTCAATGCGGGAACTGCAGCGCCGCCTGCCCTTTGAGCATTTACATGGATTTCACACCTCGCAAGATCATCGCCATGGTGAGGGCCGGATTCCGGGATGAGGTTCTTTCAAACCGTACGATCTGGCTTTGTGCATCATGCTATCAATGCACAGTCGAATGCCCGAAAGGGATTAAGATCACAGATGTGATGTATGCCTTGAAAAGGGAGGCTATCGAAAACAAGATCTATCCCAAGAATTTCCCGGTTCCTATCCTGGCTAAGACATTCTTCAATGAGGTGAAAAGACACGGAAGGATCAGCGAAGCATCGCTGCTGATCAATTATTATTTAAGGTATAACATTTTTAAAATGCTTGGTTATTCTTCACTTGGGATGAAGTTGTTCTTCAAAGGCCGTCTTTCACTATTTGAAAAAGGCATGAAGAATAAAAAGAATCTTCAGGCGATGTTACAGGATAAGCCAAACTAA
- a CDS encoding CoB--CoM heterodisulfide reductase iron-sulfur subunit B family protein, which produces MKYLYYPGCSLKSSGKLYEDSLLAVFKTLGVEVQELEDWNCCGATNYMSINEHHAIAITARNLALAEMQGGGELIAPCAACYMGLLKTQNYLATDPDLMEKVCHQLSAVGLHCEIKVKVRHPLDVLVNDVGMDAIRKAVKTPLSSVKAACYYGCQLIRPFASFDNAHDPQTMDIIARALGAEPVDWPIKTRCCSGSMTSTLTHIGLSMNFELLKEAKLRGANVMLTACPLCQFNLECFQGKITRKFHEDIKMPVMYFTQLMGLAFGIPKKELGLHKMLSPELILA; this is translated from the coding sequence ATGAAATACTTGTATTACCCCGGCTGCTCGCTTAAATCATCCGGGAAGCTTTATGAAGATTCGCTGCTGGCTGTTTTCAAAACACTCGGCGTAGAAGTGCAGGAACTGGAAGACTGGAATTGCTGTGGCGCGACCAATTATATGTCTATAAATGAACATCACGCTATCGCCATTACAGCCCGTAATTTAGCCCTGGCAGAAATGCAGGGGGGAGGTGAACTGATCGCTCCCTGTGCCGCCTGCTACATGGGATTGCTGAAAACACAAAATTACCTGGCTACCGATCCGGATTTAATGGAAAAAGTCTGCCATCAGCTTTCAGCTGTGGGACTGCATTGCGAGATAAAGGTCAAGGTACGTCATCCGCTGGATGTTCTTGTGAATGACGTTGGAATGGATGCCATCAGAAAAGCGGTCAAGACTCCGTTAAGCAGCGTTAAAGCCGCTTGTTATTATGGTTGCCAGCTTATCCGGCCTTTTGCATCGTTCGATAATGCCCATGACCCGCAAACAATGGATATAATAGCAAGAGCATTAGGTGCAGAACCTGTCGACTGGCCCATCAAGACCCGCTGTTGCAGTGGCAGTATGACCAGCACGCTAACCCACATTGGCCTGAGCATGAACTTCGAACTGCTGAAAGAAGCAAAATTACGGGGAGCAAATGTCATGCTGACAGCCTGTCCGCTCTGCCAGTTCAACCTGGAATGTTTCCAGGGAAAGATCACGAGGAAATTCCATGAAGATATAAAAATGCCGGTCATGTATTTCACCCAGCTCATGGGCCTTGCATTTGGAATTCCAAAAAAGGAACTGGGATTGCACAAGATGTTATCACCAGAGTTGATTTTAGCCTAA